The Athalia rosae chromosome 7, iyAthRosa1.1, whole genome shotgun sequence genome window below encodes:
- the LOC125501868 gene encoding uncharacterized protein LOC125501868 — protein MKRKPVERSPPVTRSCKQSDTSEYRIISSDENKIKIKKISKTNTNKKTTMTDSNVPIIRSDQHVEVNGIQDNIMRMEIQKEWRRLKEEQAKIDQQRADLERTRLEMIQQSQADQLQIQIPDNDQVVSGLVKHLQYLHIDVKVPKFSENGHPVDFLEDLERYFKYKNVRGDHRLLVIESILEGRVKIWYEVTKGIINDYEAFRLAFEAEFYSIPVQVRFKNQWLSRRYRQQDGSLLTYFYKQLRDTRHFQPKLPTYEINYLIAQQLPSRVRTALATVDLANTNLVVQVLSQLDEVHEEYEKRESGRVNGHHYNNQGQNSGNKNIRSANLSNITVAEARDKQNWQASRGYQRYQAQRPRQNRGDGNWRVRQSQAEQVAVVQQNRPSYSNQDRMVVADTRFPPPRINDGARMHYYQFNNTESRPAYQNQRSDSNSCEHLN, from the coding sequence ATGAAACGAAAGCCGGTCGAACGGTCACCACCAGTCACACGGTCATGTAAACAATCCGATACAAGCGAATACAGGATTATTTCTAGcgacgaaaacaaaataaaaatcaaaaagataaGTAAGACTAATACAAATAAGAAAACGACAATGACTGATTCAAATGTTCCAATTATCAGGTCAGACCAGCACGTAGAGGTTAATGGCATACAGGATAACATAATGCGTATGGAAATACAAAAGGAGTGGCGGCGTTTGAAGGAGGAGCAGGCAAAAATCGATCAGCAAAGAGCAGACTTAGAGAGAACTCGGTTAGAAATGATACAGCAAAGCCAAGCTGATCAACTCCAAATACAAATTCCGGACAATGATCAGGTGGTGAGTGGTTTGGTAAAGCACTTGCAATACTTGCACATAGACGTGAAGGTACCCAAATTTAGCGAAAATGGCCACCCTGTGGACTTTTTAGAAGATCTTGAGAGGTATTTTAAATATAAGAATGTTCGCGGTGACCACCGACTGTTAGTAATTGAAAGTATTCTAGAGGGAAGAGTCAAAATATGGTATGAGGTGACAAAAGGTATAATAAACGATTATGAGGCATTTAGGTTAGCATTCGAGGcagaattttattccattccgGTTCAAGTCAGATTCAAGAACCAGTGGTTGTCACGTCGATATAGGCAACAAGACGGTTCGTTGCTAACATATTTTTACAAACAACTGAGGGACACAAGACATTTCCAACCGAAACTTCCAACATAtgaaatcaattatttaattgcGCAACAACTGCCATCGCGAGTTAGAACGGCATTGGCCACGGTAGATCTGGCAAATACAAATTTGGTTGTGCAAGTCCTGTCACAGTTGGATGAGGTTCACGAAGAATATGAAAAGCGAGAATCAGGCAGGGTCAATGGTcatcattataataatcagGGTCAGAATAGcggcaataaaaatatacgatcAGCAAATTTGAGCAATATCACGGTTGCAGAGGCGCGAGACAAACAAAATTGGCAAGCTTCGAGGGGATACCAAAGATATCAGGCACAGAGACCACGTCAAAATCGGGGGGATGGAAATTGGCGAGTGCGCCAAAGTCAAGCAGAACAGGTAGCAGTTGTACAACAAAATAGGCCCTCATATTCAAACCAAGACCGTATGGTAGTTGCAGACACCAGGTTTCCCCCGCCCAGAATCAATGACGGCGCCAGGATGCATTACTATCAGTTCAATAACACCGAAAGTAGACCAGCTTACCAAAATCAAAGATCAGATAGCAATTCGTGCGAACATTTAAACTAG